In Plasmodium berghei ANKA genome assembly, contig: PbANKA_00_1, whole genome shotgun sequence, the genomic window ACTACCGCATCCAGAATCACAACCACAGAAAGAATTAACACCACAAATAGAATTACCAACACAGACAGAATCATCACCACAGATAGAATCACAGCAGGGACCAGAACCACAACCAGAACAAGACTCAGAAACACAGTTAAAATCACAGGCAAATATAGAATCACAAGATAATGAGAATGTGATACAACCTGCATCTACACCAGAAAAATCATCGATGAACCATgaaactataaaaaaaatcacaGAAAAGGGACTTTTACATGATTTCTATAAACTGCATCTTTCatctttttataaaaaccTTACTTATTATGGACAGCGTTTATATGGAAGTACATCAACTAGCTTAACAAAAGGTTATTCTGCATTTAATGAGTTTGTTGATTATTTAATCACTCAACCAAATAAAGTAAATGTTACATTACCATCAGTTGATAATAACATTCAACCCAAAGACTCGGGAAGTGATTCGACTCCCTCTGATGATACATCAGAAACACTCTCCCTTTCATCGACACAAGCTAGTGACAAAAAAGCTGAAGGTGGAAGGCAAGAAAATAAACCTGGAGGTAAAGACCAAATAAATGAAACTGAAAGTGAAGGCAAAATAAGTAAAGCTGAAGAATCAATACCAAGTTTAACTCCTAAAGAGTCCACAGAGGtttttatcaatataaCATCTGATCAACAAATTGAAAAACTTCCTTCTAAAACCAAGGTAGATAAAATCAAGGTAGAAAAAGGCATATTTGAAATAGGATTTCCAGAAGGTGTATTTAAAGGATACAAATTAGTTGCATATTCAGTTATAATTATTGCTATACCCATTATTTTAGCACTTATGTATAAGGTAAATagaaagaaaattattaaataaaaaattaaaaaatacatattactacatattttgtgtatgcataaaaaacaaataactatatatttttttcataattttatgttaGTATTTTCCATTTGGATGTAGAAAGGaattgaagaaaaaaaaaaacatgaaaaaggttataaatatgtttggTGTAAATGAAGCGACAAAAAGAGTTATAAACACAACTGATCGAAAAAAACAAGtgcaaataattataaattcatctactcaaaaaaaacagaatAAAAAGTTTACAAATTCATCTACTCAAAAAAAGCAGGATGAAAGACTTACAAATTCATCTACTCAAAAAAAGCAGGATGAAAAGCTTACAAATTTATCTACTCAAAAAAAGCGGAATAAAAAGCTTAAAAATTCATCTACCCAAAAAAAACAGGATAAAAAGGTTACAAATTCATCTActcaaaaaaagaagacTAAACAGTTTATAAATTCCATTTATTGGGAAAAATATccattattaaatatacataaactTATGAAGACCGATTCTGTACcatttgttattttatttttgtttattttttatgtttataaaaaaaaaggctATTGTttagaataataaatataattaatagtTTTTGTTTTGTGTCAAGATTCTTTGGATCTGACTTTAAATTCAAGGGTTTAAAATTCAGGGTTTATGGCTCAGGGTTGTGTAATATAAGAAGAAACGAGAAAAATAgatcatattatataaatatgtctataataattaattttgttatttgtttagtttttattcttaaaaaaaacaaagaaaaGGCATTAGATAGAGAAATCACTTGAAAATACGGATTAGGAGTCTGATTTTCCCGATCTCCAATTTATAGATGAATTCGATCCAATGTTAATAGAAATTTCCAAAATACGTCAAACTAAATTAGATAAATCCTTTACCTGAGAAACCAATGGTATTATCGTTGATGAAGTGGCCGTATTTTTAAGAAGAGGAAATGAACACACATAAACAAGATAGTACCCCCTCCAATACCTAAGGCGGCTGAAAAACAAGAATTAAGGCCAATAAATGAAGAGGACTCAAGTAGGCTACACGAAGATGGAGAATTAGATGAAGAAGTTGCATCATATTTCGGAGATggagaaaatgaaaaataaaataaaacaatggaataaataaaggAAATATGAAGTAATATAGCCCTAAAAATAGTTATTGAAAAATCCCAATGAGCAAAAAGGGAagctattatatataatatatggtTTTTAtcgaataataatagtaataagaAAACCATTAAATCTTACAAATGTTTCAAgttatatacttttttaattaattaaaattatacatgTTTTTGTTTgccttttttaatttttaaaagggCGTTTTCTTATATTCATGCTAAACATAtccaatattttttttagtaagatttgtttttgtacataccatttttttaatatgtttaagttttttgtcatttttaattacatttgaattctataaatatttggTGTGATTTTCATGTAAAATAGTACAATTAAATATGTTCCGagtttgttatttttttaaattagtaaacaataaaacatataatagTAGCAATTTAATTTAGTGATTATGTCTTATACAATTTGATAGAATTACTATTCCCACTTAACTATGAAGAACCCAATTATGAATATAGgaatgttatatatattaatattttgttctaacgttacgaaaaaaaaaattttatttaagttatgcatataaaagACAATCATGAAAGAAAactatgaataaaaaacacatatataatggAGTCAAATGtgttttcataaatatatatattaccaTAATACTATTGAATCAATTAATCAAATGTAGTGTATCTATGAAATTGTTTATAGCGTTATTCTATTAATACACttaaaagatgaaaatttGTCTAATTTTActttcattatataaaatataaacatatgtgtatattataaaactATACGCataaaagtaataaataCTATGATTATAGCAAACGTATTTATCGCATCccaattattaattattttcggAACATTCTTTcacaaattatatacaataatGCAAATAAGTCGAAACATTTTCCATGTaggtaaatatataagtcTTCTATTaacaatttataataaataaattgtgtttattttaacatttatataatcaaCCAAAGCAACCACAGTAGTtgtttgattttttatagcAATCGTTGTCATAATTCTCTtcataatatgttttatcatattcataatatatatataatactcATGATCCTCTtcataatatgttttatcatattcataatatatatataacactCATAATCATCTTTATCATCAATAGAATcgttattattgttattatttaattggGTTTTGCTTTTATATTCTgtaccattttttttggtacttctctttatttttttgatagcACGAATGATTCTATTTCTTAATACAGATAACTTAGATCGACCATATAAgagaataaatataataatgtatatatgcgttaatatatacgtcacaaaatgtaaataaccactattatataattttctaaacattagtttatattttgttttgatAACTCACTTTCTGTTCAGAGAAATGTATTGATACATCCAAAAGGACATACAAGACAATACAAACTAAATATCCTcttattcattttcttattaataaaaagtgTTTCCTTGAAGCAATACgctttaaataatatatatgttttattcttttttagtttcctttttatctattattgttgtaaaacaataattctattatttaatattaaattattagaaATATGTTCTTATAcaatttgtttaattttaatttatataagcaaattatttgatatctatgaaattatattataattatatattgctTCTATTTTAAAGCATCTACACATTTATAATCCTTCAATTATAATTTAccaaaatttaatattttattcttactttaatataatttattttaaatgcataaaaaaaatatataacaatttgTTCTAAATACATAAAACTGTATTTGTTCtatgcattttttgtttatttgaaccattatatttaatatagcaaaattgtttttaatatttaaaatacaaataaatcaaTGCACTGatttatatctatataacatcatataaatatataataactgCTATCATCATAGACATAAACATACAATTGcgaaaaaatttatatttatgtttttttctaataacCCATTTTAGtaaagaatatattattttaattataaacaaataagtTTATGTGACAAATTCAAcctaaaatatattttttgcatatttttatataaataagtcTTTAGTATAATTCAAAGgatcatttaataatatgtttgatattttataaacttatatttttgcatGTCTACACccaaatttatatatgttaattaTGGTAataacatattatatacatatatattgtaaatcaatatattcgaatatatgaaaaacaattaacaaaaattgtTGTTTGCATCTAAACgcgtttttattttttacactTCTCAAatgtttaatattatttaataatattctacattttattttttttcgtttttttaaaatatagtCTCCATAGATAGATATgtaactattttatttatataatatatttttgaatatacaatgcgaaatatattatttctattaaAATCATATAAACTATTCATGTTTTCAAGTATACCTTGTATAAATCACAACGAATAATACATGTGAAACCAGAAAATGCAGTATATTTGATAAGAAATGCTTTATTTTGTCGTattcattaaatatatattatagtaCCTTTAATAGATAAGCATTATATTgcctttatttttataaatattatttaaataaaatataaatatagcaCATTAGTTATCATAGATCATTTCGTcatatggaaaatatattctatattttttataaaaatagggTAAATGAGCCTTAACGTGGCTCCCATATATTGAATTCctaattatttatactaACAAATGAAATggaatttatttattattgtttgaattataaattatcttttaaatacaaatacatatatttttaacactaaaataaaatttaattaaatttatcattaCAAAGAATCGccttttcttttataaacaagaaaaattaatgaaaaattaaattaataaatggtACAGGGTCGGGCTACATAAGTTTTGgcatatttaataatgaaaatttttctACATAAATGGAATTTATAGATTTTTTagtctattttttttgagtaGATGAATTTGTAAACTTTTTATcctgttttttttgaatagaTTAATTTATAACTGTCTTTTCAGTTTTCTTTCCAGAAAGTAAATTTATAAGCTTtttcttgttttttttctcttcgATTTTTTCCACATccataatataaatactaacataaaaacaataaaaatatatagctgttttcttttttatgcatatacaaaatttgcgtaatagatattttttaattttctatttagtagttttatttttatttacctTATACATAATAGCTAAAGTAATGGGTATTACAATAACTATAACTGAAAATGCAATTGATTTGTGttcattaaatatatatcttgAAGATGCTATTTCCATATATCTtcttttacatttattGCAGAAGGGTGATGTTCAGTTCCTTGACCAGATGTTATATTGTTGGAACCGTCTGTGGGCTCTTTAATAGATGACTCTGGTTGTTTTACGTGTTTGGtcttcaatttttttattttatatttcgaTCTTTTTTTGAGTATCTTTATGAGTTTAAACAGCTTATTAATGGTGTATCCCGTTTTATGTACtgataaaataacaaatgGAATTGCGAACCCTCCTGAAATTAAACACAATAATACAACTGGAAGGATTAATGCATGATTCTTCACTAAACGTTTGAACGTTTCATCAAATTTTGAATTACACTTGactatattataattatttccTGAAATAacttcattatattttttttcaaagtTATTAACATCTATATCCAAGATATGTTCACTATGTTTCAgttcttttaaattttcacaACTTGATATAAGGAGATCTATATCCTTTTTTACTAGCCTTTTGTCTATATTTTGTTCCACTGCTATTTCATATTCCCTATTATTAtcgttttcttttttcgATATTTCTAACTCGCTCGTAATTTCATTAATGAATTCTCTCACATCCTCtatatcttttaatttGGATGATGTATCActatattcaaaatttgTTTGGTGAAagtttataatttgtttagtATATATGTTTTCTTCTCCATCATAATTGCCGTCATTATACTTATCCAAAATGCTCAAACTTGAATCATAAAAATCATTTATGTCTAAACTGGCGTCTTGCATGTTAGGACCTATTATTTCTAAAATTTATCGAATTTTTTTgagaatatattttcttctctTTTCTTATATCTTATTAATACTtcaaagaaataaaatttatattagcatggattaatatatttacatatcGTCAAGCTTATTGTTTCTTAAATTTAAcgtaaattttttataaatacatataatgataataataataataataaaactaatcctaatgatattaataataaaactaatcctaataataataataataaaactaatcctaatgatattaataataattattattataaaaattgtattaaacgattaattaaataattataacatataatgaacaaaacgctttatattatatattaatttttagtGATAGGTTTATTGTTTTCGACTAATTTATTATGAGACTGGTTATACTGAGaattcataattatataatataggcttgctaattaaaaaaaattattaataaattttaataatgatgatgttctttaacattattatattcgcttgttacaaaaataaaaatacccaattatttattattttgtaaataatattttaaattttaaaaaatacatagtAAACTAAATGAAAGTATACcataaaaaacattaaacgtgttattaatttctatagaattatataaaaattatattattcatcaaaaatataattaataattaaaaaataataacgatattttttttatttattaatataacaatGAATAGAGacaatacaaaatataacaatttttatttttagttatataattatcattatataagaattatggaaaaaagaaatataatatattagcaaaattttccaaaaatcaatatttaaataaatacacgttttttatgttaaaaatataaaattatcatcatAACAATTCCCCAGAAATGTAGATTTATTCGGCATTTCAATAGCATCTGGGGTTTTATTATGATTTCATgatattacatatatataatattgaaatGATACTTtagtttattttaaaaaaaaattttatatgatcTTCTTGATATACTTTTTGTTTTCAATtgtttaattaaaaaaatgtttatttgTTAAGTATGCCCCAAAGCATCCATTTTTATAGTTcgatataaaaacaaaagaatCTAGATgcattaaaagaaaaagataacttttattaatataaaatacttATTGTATAAACAAGATTGAAATGTGgcattataattaaaataactTTGAGAAGGAATAATTAATGATATTTAAGTTTCtgactatatatataccttTAGTTCAAGGagacattttttttaaatatatatatagaaaactataaataaagaagcatgtatgtatatgtataaacattaaaatttattaaaaatagcaTTTCCACGTGggtaaaataattaattccAAAAAGCAACACTCTAACCTCCAATATATctcatatatattcatctatttctttattttcccTTCCATACCTTTATACAAAAAGATACTTTATTCggtaatatataaaataaaaacgccaaaaatatatatttacatatgcttgtatttattatacttcattacatatttgtttttatattcatatttttgtcCCCATTACCACCCTTtgcataatttatataaacttTTTCCTTTAGTAATATTAccatatatttcatttataagat contains:
- a CDS encoding BIR protein is translated as LPHPESQPQKELTPQIELPTQTESSPQIESQQGPEPQPEQDSETQLKSQANIESQDNENVIQPASTPEKSSMNHETIKKITEKGLLHDFYKLHLSSFYKNLTYYGQRLYGSTSTSLTKGYSAFNEFVDYLITQPNKVNVTLPSVDNNIQPKDSGSDSTPSDDTSETLSLSSTQASDKKAEGGRQENKPGGKDQINETESEGKISKAEESIPSLTPKESTEVFINITSDQQIEKLPSKTKVDKIKVEKGIFEIGFPEGVFKGYKLVAYSVIIIAIPIILALMYKYFPFGCRKELKKKKNMKKVINMFGVNEATKRVINTTDRKKQVQIIINSSTQKKQNKKFTNSSTQKKQDERLTNSSTQKKQDEKLTNLSTQKKRNKKLKNSSTQKKQDKKVTNSSTQKKKTKQFINSIYWEKYPLLNIHKLMKTDSVPFVILFLFIFYVYKKKGYCLE
- a CDS encoding fam-b protein gives rise to the protein MQDASLDINDFYDSSLSILDKYNDGNYDGEENIYTKQIINFHQTNFEYSDTSSKLKDIEDVREFINEITSELEISKKENDNNREYEIAVEQNIDKRLVKKDIDLLISSCENLKELKHSEHILDIDVNNFEKKYNEVISGNNYNIVKCNSKFDETFKRLVKNHALILPVVLLCLISGGFAIPFVILSVHKTGYTINKLFKLIKILKKRSKYKIKKLKTKHVKQPESSIKEPTDGSNNITSGQGTEHHPSAINVKEDIWK